Below is a genomic region from Miscanthus floridulus cultivar M001 chromosome 1, ASM1932011v1, whole genome shotgun sequence.
ACGCAAACTCTCACACACAAGAAGCACACCAGACAGAATGGGAGCCTGTGAAAACTGAAAAGAACAGCGCGACCAAGTCCGATCTGGTGGATGATGGACTGATATGTCCATGTTTGTAATGCAAGCCCAAGTAGGTATTCAATCAGCATATGCCCATCTAAGAATCTTGACCCAGAATAAACTTTGAAAAATCTAATTATCAAAATATAAACTTGGTCCTGAAAAATATAAGAAGGAAAATTCTAGACATGAATGGCTATGCATCCATAGATTTTGACATGAATCGGTGCATGCTGAGCCTGGCATGCTTTCTAAAGTATACTGTATACCATCTTCATTAAGCATTCCAAACCAAGTTGGCGATCCTCAAAAGAAAACCATGTTGACATTCCAAGCGACTAAGGAATAGAAATTTGATGCAAATGCAAGTGTGCTCCTGTTCAGCATTTTGCAGAGCCCAATTAACAAGCCTTTCAGGGAAGCGAGGGAACTGTTGTTTCCCTAGTTCAAGAGAGTATATTGGCTCAGGCTGTACAGATTCTAGTTTCATCCAATAAGAAAAACTCTACATGTATTGATTATGTACCAGCTTCAAGAGAGGAAATACTAGACATTGAACATATAATTTGTGTAAACTAGAAGTAATAGCGATGCTCTGTCTTGAACAAGCACAAATTTATATAaatactaagagcatctccaagaattCCCCTATTCATCTCCCTAAAGCTAAATTTAAGGTTTATGTAACAAAAATCACCCTCCAACAGTCCCCTATTTAGTGGTATCCTAAATTATCCTCTCTTCCTCTCAAATTTGAGATGTCATGTTATGCACCCTATCTTCGTTCAAAAAAAAATGTTGTCCGCCCTATATACTATTTGAGATAGGGTAACTGTTGGAGAAGCGAAATATTTAGAGAGGATTTTTTTGTTAGAATGTACCCTATATGAGGATTTAGGGCGAATCATGTTTAAGATAAGTCTTGGAGATGCCCTAGCCCAATAAAAAGAGATAATGACAAGACACAAACTATAGATACACAAAACTCAACGATTTTAAACAATCTGCTGACAATAGGCATTTACTATATTATCAGTATATGGTTGGAATGCGACTGTTGTATCTCCATTTCTTATCAGAAAAAAACTTGCGTTAAATATTTGGAAGTGAAGTTAAAAGTGTGCTTTGCTAGGTTTGAACATGTACTACAAAGCTTAAGCGTTGCTGCTATCCTATAGGTATCAATTGCTTGACTTTGGGACAAATCTCATAAAGCATTCTGATAGATGTTAGCTTCAGAGAGCTTGCTCGCTCTCAAGTTCAGATTCAACTTCAAAATTTCAGATgaacaaaaataattaattagCAATAATATATACTGAATAACAAGTGAATGAATTGGAGCCTATTTGAAGCAAAGTTTCGCTCAATACATGATGCTAGAGCAGCATGTTTTTGTTCATTCTCTTAACTGAAGTGAACTAAACTGGCAGCAATATGTACTGCAAAAATTATACACgactaaaatttgaggaaacccCCTCAAAAAAAGAGCTTACTTTGGCGTCGAGCACTGCAGTGATCATAGCAGTCTGGCTGACATCGAGAAGAGTCCTAGCGGTAGCAACAAGGCAATTGACATCACGAACAACCATGATAAAAATCTTAGGAATGGCAAAGAGTGCCCATTGAAACTGTCAAGAGGGGGAAAATAAGAAGTTAATACATAATGATTGTGTGAATGGCAAGGTAATGAAAGTATATCAGAAGCGAGGAAGCAATGACAAAATGTACAACTAAAATATAAACAGTTCTCACTCAGAATCAGTAACTAAACAATGAGGTAACACATAGCTATGCATCAACAGCGCAAATGTGACGCGGTGTCCATTTAATTGAGCAGTGTAAGCATTCAGGGATAATAAACTAAAACAGTGAACACTGTAAAAGGCAGCAAACAAGACCTACTTAATAGGTAGCATAGTGGCACTGACTGCGTACAGTGGAAATGTGATTATCGATGCTAAATTGCCAATGCATACCTGAAGCTACATAACTACACAGGGAGACCGGATTAAATTGTTAATGTAGGTGGACCGTGGACGAATTGGAACATAATTGATACAGTCACGGTCAGAAATGACAATGCAGGTACCGCAACATTGGCAATATAATGGAGCAGTTGAGCAACAATTCAAACGATCCTCGTCAAAATTGCCGTAACGTGAACATGCAGCAGCGAGAATATATCAAAGCGCATATCTGCACGCAGCACTAACGTCGTGATGAATTGGGGAGAAAACATAGCTATGAATAAGAATTTGCTCGCCAGGAGCATCAAGAGATCAGGGACCTCCTGCCTTCTGTGGTGATGGTTTTTCGCGCTAGTACCTATGCAGGGGAGTAATATCGTGCTCACCCCTGCGCCCCCTCCGAAGTCCGCGCTCCAAACGGAGAAGCCATTCCAATCTGCTCCGGCGAAAGGCGCCAGTGAGGATGGGAAGCTGAAGGAACGCCTGAACCCTAACCTCGTGGCCTCCATTGGAGATCACCTCTCGCTGCGAACGCgatgccagttgccacttgcCAACAGAAAGGAGCTGCCGCTACAGATCACTCTCGGTCATGGTGGCAGCCTGCGCCGCTGCGTGTGCGTGGGGCGTGGGCTGCCGGAGTGGACGATGAAGCGTGGACGGGGAGAGGGAACTTGGCACTTTGGCAGGACAGGCCGTGGCGATTCGGCCTGGGCCTCTATCTCCTGCTCGTTTCGTAAGTGGGGAGGCCCACTATTAGTTTGAGGCCCAACAACTGTGGTAGAGTGTTCTTTGTAGGTTTGAGCCTGCTTTGATGGGTTCCTTATATTTCCCTAAAAAAGGCCTTCCTATAATGGGCCACAGCTTCATTTTTTTTGCGATATAATGGGCCACAGCTTCATAGATTCCAACTTGTCCCTAGTAGAAAAGAACAGTTAGTTTGcttccttgtggtggaacctgtccACCCGGAtttaagtcctcgacttggcacgggtactcgtatttttctggatttatttaaGGATTTAACAgtgctatgctttcagtggtagacgaCGTCCCCGTCGAGAGCGAGGCGtcagtggtgacttcgtgaatctcgagatctgacAGCTCAGTCCTtcagaggtgctcataggggtaggggttgcgtacgtgtgttcatagaaGTTAGTATGCGTGCGTATTGTGGGCGTCAGCGTTGTActatgtaattctaaaaaaagaaatTTGAATTCactcaaaaaaaaaggaaatttgaAAATATATCTAAAAGAGTTAAATGGACTGTCTGAGTCCTAAACTGATTCAGGGATACCAGGTTCACAAactcttttttttctcgaatatgcaAAAAAAACTTACGCATCTATGTAATTAAGGTAGAAAAATTTAATATAAACAACGCGCTTCTGGCGAGCGCCCTAAGAAATCTACAAAATTATAGTTGTGGGCTAGACTATCCTAACAACCAAACAAATACACATTTTGTAAATGATAGACAAACTATTAATTTATAGTTTCATATTCTTCAACTCATTTAAGCAGTTCACTAGAGATGCAGACTCCCCAGCATTTTAGCGTTGATATTCCTACTTTGCGTctccttgcaaaaaaaaaaactcgatccACGGTGGCTAGACAGTCCCCGGGTATTCTGATTTCAAGAAGAAGATCTTTTCACGCAGATCGAGGAAATCCCCGAACCCCTATCCCACGCATACACAGTAGTACCGTAGCTCCGTAAGATAAGATAGCCACATACTTGTGCTTTGGACGTGGGGCAGACGAGGAAGTTTTTTTTTACCTCGCTCGAGAAAAATACCCGAAAACAACACGCGGGTGCGCCACACCTGGGGCTTGAAGCCGCACCGCAAGGGTGGTACATAGAGCACTATCACGGTATCACCACAATTTTGTCAATTCACTCTATAGAATGGAAGACAGAAAACTTGCCTTTTATTTTGAACGGAATACTTTACATTTTCTCCAAGGATATAAAACTTTTGTTTCTAATTCAGCACCAGCTTTACTTAGCCCATCACTCAATCATCATTCATCTGAAAAAAGGCACCAGTTCAGCCGACAATGATATATAATGGCTCTCAGTTTAGACATGTCATCCCATCCCAGTATGAAATTTAATAAATCATCAGCATTCATCTTCCAGATACCATACTTCTAGTACTATCCAATGCACCAAACTTTGGTTCATCATTAGGCATTCGCTTTTTAAATCCGCTGATGATCCTTCCAATAATGTAGGTAGGACCCCTTTATGCTCTTTTGTTTGGAGGAAACCAACGGAACATACATACATCACGCATATTTATTTATATCAGAATCAGAATTGCATTGGACTTCTCCAGGCTCTTGTTGATGAAGCCAATCTTTGGGACCTCTCGCGGGCTTGAGGCAGTTCCGTACTCCGTAGGTTGATGCCTTTTGTCGGCCGGCACTTCGTCGCAGATACATCACGTAAATTAGGCTTAGGCTTGCTTTGTGTGCGCCAATGTGCGCTCTTGGTGACCACCGTGTTCCTCCGTAATCCTTGGATTACTTGGGTCGTTGTAACCGATTTGATTCTGCttcctctttcttttcttttttttttttgaaagattcgTTACTGGCTTTCAATGATAAGAGAAGAGACAATTTACGAGAGCTGTGGGCGGCACAAGCTGCCAGCAGCAATTTTGCTTGGAGTTCAGCAGTCTGAGCTCCAAGCCACCCTGAGTTTTACACATGGCTAATTCACATTAGGAATAAAAGCAACTTCATCATTCACCAATGCTGACTGATGAATGTGCCCATCATCTACTCCTACCTCCTGAGAAATCTGCCTTGGCAGCACCTGTTGAGGCCCTTTGTTTCCGGCGTAAGTCTAGGCTTTTGCTTCGTCATATATGCCTTCCATCACCTGCTGTATTGACCTGCTTTCCTTCATGAAAATTCGCTTGGTTCTTTCTCGCCATATTTCCTAGGTGTACCGCTTACCAGCTGAAGGAACCAATCGTTCAAGTTCGTTGCCAGGTCAACAGGCTCGGTGTTCGGACCCTGCTTCCACTTAAACAGCATGTTTGCTCAGGGCTTATCAGTTATCAGTTCtagtacaatatttttctttcacaacaaatcagcccgtACAAACCAGTACAAACGGCTCAtcaaaccagcgaacaggctgagccggccctgttcgcttctcttataatccgtctttttcagcttgtttttttcaggcggaacagtgtttttctctcacaacaaatcagtcagaacagtgtttcgacttgtttttttagcgaagcgaacggggccattggcGAAGAATTGCATTGGGCGAAAATTAGAGATACGGTGTGCCCCCACGCGCCAAAGGATCACACATTCGCACTGCACTATGCATTTAGGGTCATTTGAACTAATTAGGGCTATAAATTAAACCAAACTAGTTAGGGTTAGTTGGCTAGTTGGGTGACTAGTTAAACCCTTAACTTAAAAAAATTATTAGCCCACCTAGCTCCCTACCTATCTGGATAGGTTACAGCTAAAAATTAGCTCTAACACACCCTATTATGGGCATGCTATTCTTGTTGGATCCCCTCAACGTTGAATTCCTATATGCTTTGTAATAACGGTAATGCTCTGGACCGAGCGTCTGTTTGCCCGGAGGCTCCGTTGCTGGGCCACGACGCCAGCCCAACAACCCATACTCCTTCGTTTCTAAAAAAAATTGTTCATCCACTTATTTATATCCACTCGTTCCTCTTCCTATCGCTCTTATCCGCTCACCTGCCGCCTCCGGGCGCACGACCGCTGGCCCTACGAGGCTCGGCTGCCTCCAAGGCACACCGCTCGGCCGCCTCCAAGGCACACCGCTCGGCCGCTGGCCTTGCCAGGCATGGTGCTTTGCTATCGGCCCAGCCAGGCGCGACATGCTGCTGCCCTCTCCAAGTCACGCGGCCGCGGGCTCCCCGACGCTCGTGCGGCCAATGACTCCCTTCCACGACGTGCAGCCACTGCCGTCGGCCCGCCGCTTACAAGCATCGCTGGGTCGCTGCCTCCGGTGAACACCATGCATCGACGAGCCTCCAACCTGACGAgcaacaaggagatgttgcgttaaaaatgcatgttgcaagagtatgtttcatttgtttgagatgcttcagaggtatgttgcaagtgtttcatatggatgttgcaaacatagatcgtgatgttgcacatgttgcaatggttgtacacgtatattgcaagcgtccgtttcaaatatttcatctgcttttttagacatatgttgcaagtgtgattatttggatgttgcatatatttcacacatatgttgcaagtgtatgttcaaaATGTgagctgtttcagtcttatgttgcaattaGTGCttccatgttgcaagttgcaaagtgttttatctgaatgttgcatatgttttattcacatgttgtaaatgtatgttccaaatatttcatctgcttcagacttatgttgcattcaagtgtttcatgttgcaagtgtttcgtgtgTTCAGAGAGTCATGGGGACACGGCCCGGACGCTGGGGGAAGGGGCGCGGCGCGTCGTGGGCAAGCGGATGGGGCGTGGCGGGCCAGGGTCCTGTAGACGGGGCGTGCTCGTCTTCATCCCGGCTCTCGGGTCCCACCCGTGTGGAGACCGAGGAGTGGGAAGGAGCGGGGTGTGCATGCGTGGTGGGGCGAGGCAGACGGGTAAGAACTGCAGCAATATGGTGGAAGTGCGACATGTTTCTGCTGGACCGTTCGGTACCGACCGATGGAAGCCTATCCCATCGGACGTTGGGGCGCGAGCAATTCCCTTGCAATAAACTCTTGTTCGTAATGAAACATGTGCGCAGACTCGTTTTCAAGGACGAGTTAGAAAACGGAATGAAATGCAAAGCAAAGAAAAGAAATGGAATGGAGTTGCAGTTGAATTCCTCCTCGCTATCGCCACTCTTGTAATAAATAAACTTTTTTTTCTTTGTAATGAAACACGTGCACAAACTCGTTTTCAAGGACGAGCTAGAAAACGAAACGAAATGCaaagcaaagaaaagaaaataaatggATGGGATGGAAGGGAATGCAACGGCGAAGTCGTCGTTTCCGTGCGGCGTCTGCGTCTCGGTTAAGATGTCCTCTTCTGGCATGGGTCCCAACGAGTTTGTACTAAAAATAAATGGACAGGCGAGGCGACCACAAGAATTAAAGTAGTCCCTTCCTGTGATTCTGATGTGATGAGTGGATTTCATTTTGTACACGTCCGATGACGACCTGCTGCCCGAAACCTAGCTCTAGCTAGCACCACCAATGCAAGCAAAAGCTATGCAAGCggcgcgaggcctcggcaggtCCTCTGGTCCACCGTCATCGTATCATAATGGTCCTGTCGCTTGTCCGGGGGCCcgtatttttctatttttttaatagAATAAGTGTTTCAGTCAAGCGAACGGGACATCGCTTCTGCCTGTGGTTGTGCGCTTTATCTTTTCGCTATCGGGGATAAAGTTAGTTAGACGCTGGAGTTACCTTTCACGGATTcgcatatatataaatatattagtATGATCAGTATAATTGTTCTTTCCCTTTGTAAAAGTAGCGCTAGTTCTTCATATATTTATGAGTTTGTTTGTgcgacgaagccagaaaaaaatttggaaAGGGCTAAACAAAAGAATAAAGgcctttttatcttctcttaaccttagctcctcctacctaatacatatatgtataaaattttaagagatgGCTCAGGGGGCTCCACGTGCCAGGATCGATAGGGgggctagccccaccgctggcttcgtCACTGTTTGTGCATGATCCTCACATCCTCAGAGCGTGTTTAGTTGcccaaatttgggaatttgggctactgtagcactttcgtttttatttggcaaatagtgttcaatcgtggactaattaggctcaaaacgttcgtctcgtaatttccaaccaaactgtgcaattagtttttttcgtctacatttaatgctccatgcatgtatcgcaagattcaatgtgatgggtactgtagcacttttttggattttggggtgggaactaaacacgctctcATATATTTGCTGGAGTGTAGTTGTCTATGTATCTACATTTTTTCTTATCAAGTTTATATATCTACATGCATCTTTCGAGAACTGCTCCGATACTCCTCCTTTCTAGAAATTGCATGTATCTCAAAGCATATGTATTTAACTGAACACTTTTTAATTATAATACAAATCTGGATCCCGCTTGAGCCTCGCCCCCTAGCCCTTCTAAGCCCAGACCAGATCCGGTCCATTTATTTGTACCCTAGCCACCGACACCCATCGAGGCACCTTGGATTGGATGCCGCCTCATTTGCGTTCGTTGCTGCAGCATGCGGCATGTTGTCGTTCGCTGAGTTCAAACTCGCAGGCCTTGAACGCCTTCCTCCGGAGACCCCATGTACAAGCATCACACGACGTATACTGACCCTGTAGGCCTGTATGTACGATTCACAAGGAGCCATGCGCGGAGCGACTTGAGGCCTCTTCAGCTCTGAGCCAGCCTGGGCTTGGAAGGTCCACGCCCATGCAGGATAATAATTAAGAAAAAAGTTAATTAATTAAATGGGTTGCTTTGAGATGCGTGTAATTTTTAGAAGGAGGAGTACCGGAGCAGTTCCCGCATATTTAATTTTCTCAAAGGTACCACTACACTGCTtgtttacatatatatatatacttgcgAGAATCTAGCTTCTTGGAAGCCTTatctatacatatatatatatatatatatatatatatatatatatatatatatatataaagagcgTGCAACCACTCAACTTCCGTCGCTCTCATAGATCACTGTTACCGGCACAGTGAGATGGTTTTCGTTATGAACAGTACCGGGGTTTCTGTGAACAGTACTGGGTTTTTATGAACAGTCACGGGTTACTATGAACAGTCCTAACCCATTAAGGAACAGTACATTTTTTTTTACGACGCAATACAAATCTTTTTTCCCCACTATTACCCGCGCAAAGCGCGGGGTCACCTGCTAGTATAAGAAATATACTCTACCACCTGCAGTATAGATGGTTACCTGTACCTAACAAAGTTGTGCAAAACGCCAAGGCCTCTAGCAATCCATGCATTACCGGTGAATTGAGTGATCAGTTCACATGCTCTGCTAAGCTGCTTatatacaatgcaatgcaaaattaGGCCAGGTGAGGTCAAGAATCAGGGTTCAGCTCCCTCAGGGGCACTGTACGTAGCAGAGCAATAGAGATAGAGGAGGAATCAGAGGTCGAtcagatgcatgcatgcatggttttGGTTGGTGAATGCAGGGCCCTATTTCAACGAGACATTCGACAGGTTGCTATTGCTTGCACGCATACATACGTACTGTGCTGCTAGCTGCTGATCACTCACTGGCACCTCGTGATGAGCCGGCAAGGCATCGATCGATCAGCTCCATCGATCGCGtcgatctcttcttcttcatcagatCACCTCACCTGGCATCTGGCATCTGGCTTCTGGCAAGGCGCGCGGCAGCCTGCTGCTTCTCGCGCAAACAGGATTGGGTGCTCGGCGGGAGGCAGCGGCCAACCAACATCAGAGTGGAAACCAGACGTCGCGCCAAACACACTTCGAAATATATACTTATGTTAGaatgatctctaatcccaaactggacCCAACAACCCAGTTGGGTCTTTGATTCACGTCCTAATCGGGGGcgtccagcccactatggctggagggccctatCACACTGCGCAATATATAGAGGTGGGACCGACGGCTCTGAGTATATAGTTTTCCATTTGGCTCGGGCACTATGGGCCAGCCCAAGCACGACACGGCCCAGGAACGGCCCGGCCCGACGGCCTTCGTGCCCGTGCCTGGCACGGCCCGGCCTTAGTGTCATGCCTGGGCCGCCATTCTGGCCCGTAgtgccggcccaggcacggcacgctATATGGGCCGGCCCGGCAGCGGCACGGCTCACCCGCAGCTGACCGTTGGATCCCCGGCGTCGCTCCCATCCGACCGTTGTAATCAGAGGTATAAAACAGCAGCGCCTCCCTCTCAGCCTCCGACTCCGTTGCCCTAATTCATTTGCTCTCTGTCTCTCTCGCAGTCTCTCCTCGCTCTCGGCTCTCCTCTCTCGGCTCTTCCCCGCAGCGCCCCCTCGCCCGCTCCTCTCTcgcctcgctctcctctctcgccGCGTCGGTgactcgctctcctctctcgccTCTGACTTCCTCTTTTCTTCTCGCTCTCCGGTGTCCTCTGGAGCCATCGCTGGCCGGCACTggcacaatccctaaccctaacccttgctcaatccctaaccctaacccttgatctCTCTTCGTCCTCACCGGATTAGTCGGTTTCCTCGCCGGATCCGTCGGTTTCCTCGCTGGATCCGTCAGATCTCCGGCCTCCGCTGGTCGGCACTagcacaatccctaaccctaacccttgatctCGCTTCGTCCTCGTCGGATCCGTCGTCGACCTCGTCGGATCCATCGGTTTCCTCTCTGGATCCGTCAGTTTCCTCTCTGTGCTCGTCGGATCCATGCCTCGTCGACCTCACCGGTGACTCTAGTGCTCCGGCTTTGAAGGTAAGtccataaccctaaccctaaccctaaccctcaatCTGTACTAAcccttgctctgttttgtctGAAGCCGTTGAGGGACCAGGGCGCCGACGAGTGGCGATGGCTGGATCCGACGACGAGACGCTTGAGGTCGGTTCCAACCAAGAGAGGCGGTTGTGCGGGTTGGCcggagatgatgacgaggacgaccTGCGCGAGGACGCTGTGGAGCTGTTCGACCGTAACGTTCAAGCTCCCATCGTCCTCGAGCCCTGCGATGATCAAGCAGAGGACGGGGAAGAGAATAACAGCAAGGGGCCCTGTCCCTCTACCTCGGCAGTGTGGCTTGatttcaagaaactcttcaaaacAGTGAATGGTAAGAAGGTCAGGTATGGAGCTAAGTGCATCCATTGCTCTAAGGAATACTCTGGGCTCTCTAGTGGTGGCACTGGTCACCTCACCCGGCATAGGGATAAATGCCCTAGGAGGCGTAAAAAAACTCGCATGTCTCAGTCACAGATCTCTTTTAATCCTGATGGTAGTATGCGCAATTGGAAGTACTGCCCTATTGTTACTCGTACTCAACTGGTTCGATTGCTTGCTAGGCTTGCTGTTCCTATCTCTTCGGGAGAATCATATGCATTTGAAGAATACATTAGAACTGCTCATAATCCTAAATTTGTTTTAGTCTCGAGGCAAACCACCACTAGAGACATGCTTAAATACTTCTCTGATTGGAATGCTAAATTTGTTGAGACTGTTAGTTCTGCTAGTGTTAATTGTGTGTGTCTAACCTCtgatatttggtctggtaatgccaaAGAGGACTaccttagtgttgttgctcactacaTAAACTCTGATTGGCAACTAGAGAAGAGAGTGCTTGGTCTTAGGCTTATTGATTGTTCCTACAATGGACAAAACATTGCTAATCTTGTTGCATCTGTGCTTGCTAATTATGGTTTGACTAGAAAAGTATTTGCTGTTACTTTGGACAATGCATCATCTAATGTATCAGCCATGCAAAAACTTAGACCTGTTCTTTCTAAATATCTTGGTATTGAAGTTGTGGTCAATGCATCATCTAATGAGAGTGGTGATTTAGACAATGCAGTTAATTCTATGTTCTTGCATCAGCGTTGTGTATGTCACATTATCAATCTGATTGTTAAGGAGGCCCTAACTGCTCTTAAGCCTCTGATTGAAAATTTTAGAATTGCAATATCTTTCTTAAACTCATCTAACCAGAGAATTGCTGCATATAAAAGTTACTGCATTGCCACTGGTGTTAGGCCTAGAAAATTTCAACTAGACATGGAAGTTAGGTGGAATTCTACATACCTAATGCTTAAGCATTTGTTTCCACATAAGGTCTCATTCACTATCATCCATGCTCAATATCCTAGGGCTGAAGGTGGTCAATTGCTTTTAACTGATGACCATTGGGCTATGGCAGAAAAAGTGCTTAAATTTCTTGAATAGTTTTATGATGCTACAGTTGCATTGTCTGGTGTGTACTATCCTACATCTCCACTCATGATTCATTATCTTGTTAAGATTGCTATGCGCCTAAAGAATTATGCTAATGATAATCAAATCAGACCTGTGGTTCAACCTATGAtagacaaatataataaataCTGGAGGGACATACCTTTGCTTTATTCTTTTGCATTCATCCTGGACCCTAGAGCTAAAATGAAAGGTTTCATTAGAGTGCTTAGGAGGTTGGGTACCCTTACTAGTACAGATTATAGTGCTTACCAGGTGGCACTAGAGCTCAACTTACTGATGTCTACAATAAGTATGAGGAGAAATATGGAGGTGTTAGGTTGAGGAGGACTGCCCCTCCTAACCTATCTAGTAAAAAAAGGTCTGCTTGGGAtaaaatttatgatgatgatagtgatgttggcggcggtggtggtatgCATACTACAACTGCTACTCTAATCATGGCTAGAGATACATCTGCAACTGCCCTGCTGCAGGCTGCAAGTTCTTCAGGTTCTAATGTTTTCGAACTTGTTTCTTACTTGGACTGTGACACTGTGAACCATTTAGATGATGATTTTAACATCTTGGACTGGTGGCATCAGCACAAACTCACATATCCAGTGCTGCCAATCATGGCTAAATATATTTTAACTGTTCCTGTTTCAA
It encodes:
- the LOC136509462 gene encoding uncharacterized protein, translated to MEATRLGFRRSFSFPSSLAPFAGADWNGFSVWSADFGGGAGFQWALFAIPKIFIMVVRDVNCLVATARTLLDVSQTAMITAVLDAKVRKSFRAVQPCKSRDACRHKGKCFNSTPLGGAGAAVGVEVALRTILHAAESTRRTPPPSSYHLRCL